The segment GATTTCATGTCAGTAATAAGAATTGTTGactgtaaaatattaattttataaaggTTTTCTGAATGCTTGagaaatgaaaactgtttcTTGGGGAACAGCTACACGAATTTGCAGGTGTGTACAGTAGCCACGTGAAAgagttaaatatttaaatcttaAGTAGGTAGTAAAAAGGCTAATACCTCCATATtcatctttctcctttttccatTTCACCTTTTCTTCTTCAAGGCTTCGTACTGTagctttaaaacaaagaaaacacattgCTGTTGAAGTTAGTAGCTAAAGTGTTTAGTCTGCTAGTGATGAGAGGTCTACATGCCATTTATAAGTCTAGAGTACTCCAGGAATTCTCTTTTATTGATAAGGTTTTTGTTGTCCTTCACTTTTCAGGGACCTGCTCTTGAAAGAGACGCTTTGCTTTTTTGCGCACGAATCtggtatttaaataaaataatgaaaacttaGTTTCGTGTTTCTTCAATGGACACATACTAGCAAGAGCAGAGATATTTAAGTCTAAGTCTAAAGATTTCAAATTGTTACATTCATGGTGATGAGCACGAACTTACTGAACAAGAAAAGCAGCGAAAAAATGAAAGGAACTTTAGTATGTAAGATAAAACAGTATCATACCTTTTGCCGCGGTTATAGAATTTTCATTCTCAGACTTGGTATGTTGAAGCATACAGATTTTTGCTGACAGAAAAGTTAGATATGACATTAGATGgtaatgtttttaataatctacataatttttaaacttgtgtAAAAGTGGGTGTCTcttgatatatttatatcatgaaGAATTCATAATACTCTAAATAGGAGGACAGGCacagtttgtgtttttgcaCAATAGTGACAGTAAACAAGTTATTTAGGTTCAGGCCATGAAAAATGCTTTGATAGATTTCCTGAGCTGCCATCCTTTCGTGTCAAGAattttaaacgttttttttttttagataatctTAAAAGCAAATTACATACCCGGaattccaaaaaatatgtttccaaATTAAGATTAGAGagtaattaaaatatcaaacacTGCTCGAGTCCTAAAAAAGATTGATCAACTGGTAACTGAGGTAATTTTTGCTAATATTGTGAAGTACCTTGTGCATCCTGCAGCTCATGATTCTTGTTATTGACTTGTTCCTGGAGCTGTGCTATACGGTTCTCTAGTTGCCCTGGGAATTACATAGCAGTTTAAGTAACCTATGATACTGTACAGATGTATAAGACAACGTGTCATGAAGATTGTACATTCACTTGCTGATTAGGTGAGAACTTTAAATTGTTTGCTGTCTCAAGGaaagtttttggtttttatattGTTGCAGAGGTGATGTAGTTAGCCTACTGAGCTGTGAAATGAAACAGTCACAGAAAGACATGAAATCGGtctatattttacatttagatactttataaataaagttgttagTTTTCCGACTGCTTACACCTTTATAATAACACTTTCCTAGAGTATAATACCACATACCACACTTTTATTCCTTTAATAGTTCCCTATATTATAACGTCTCAAAGAACATTtccaaattaacaaaaaaaaagagtttattattttttagtgtCAAAGtgcttaaatctttttttcttctttacaaaaAGAGCATTTATTACTGCTATTTTTCAGTCTCATCTAGCTGACCAACGGATTTGCCTCTAAAATATTATGTGCTATTCTTCCAATTCTGTATAAATATCAGAATAAGTATTGCAGTATTGTGGCATATTtacaactgaaataaaagatgtCGTCACCTCTCATTTGTGTCTGGTCCTCCCTGATCTCATTGACCTCCTGCCTTAACCTCCTGCTTTGCTCTGGAGAAGACACAAAATGAACATTTAGTTCAACTACTACTCGTGCATTCTTTGTAGGACATGTAACTGCATAAATCAGCATCTGATTTGATTAGAAAGCTTTCAGTGGTCAAGACATCTCACATTTATGCAGatttaaacataaacatctcTATAAAACTCTATACTGAGACTTTATAAGCGTTTTGTTTGATATTATCACGAAAGCTATGTTAAAAATGAATTCTGTCCCAGTTTCAAATTTAGAATACAAATACTTCTGAATACAAGTTGGTGTAAAAGGACGACAGTTACTGGTGAGTAAGATAATGGTGATACATGCTCATTACTGACATATGTGCATCTTATGAAAGATCCTTGCTTCAGGTGCACTgactgaacaaaaatataaaaaagaaaggaagaagcagaggaaacaaagaaggaaCTAAAGAGAAGTAAAAAGGGAATGAGATGGACGAGTGTAGGGAGCATCacaatagaaaaaagaaaatattaaccCACAGAAATAGGAGGTATCAATACAAGaaagttgtaaacaaacaaaagaaagaggagagaaattACTGACATGGtcaatttttttagtttgattgCTGTGGAGAGAAACTGCATAATTTTATCCAAAGCGTTCAGTAAGCAGAATGTAAATATGCGAACGACTGATTAAACTCAAGTATTTAAGAGCTGATACCTTGAAATTCAGCATTTGTCTCTGCGCATTTTAGCTTCACTGCTTCAAGGGTGGGTACTCTGTCTTCAAGCACAGAAAATGCATTGCTGGTCACATTATTTAATAGCATTTAGAGTCTAATAAAATTTAGCAAATATACAGGTCTTTCCGAGAGAAGCTAATCTATAAATCtgtagaaatgtatttttttcttgataaagTATGCTAATTACAATTTCACTTTTTCATGACTTTGAGACAGCAGAAGTAGATATAATGCAAAGAAAAGACACCCGCTGGCAATGGAGTGAAGGGTAGATAGAAGTTGTGGCAAAGCAACTcccttcttctttgtttctctgtctttttctctctctcatcggTACGGTCTCAAATTATGATATGAACATTTTCAATGTGCCGTAGACCTTTGTTGCAatctatttttgtttagaaCCTCCGGAAACATAATAGAAGGTAAAATAGAACACGAAACTATGAATAACTCCCAGTCCAACGTACGCCCGCCAAACGAAGTCGATAACATTCTTGGAGACAATTTCTGAAGTATGCCTGAAACATTTGCGAGGATCAGACAAATCGGGGGGAGAGGGGAATTCATTCTCATTGGGTCTGATTAAAAACGACCGACAGGGTCCACCCGCGATGCACTGCCAGAAGATTCTCGAAAATGTGTCCATAAGACAGGTGAGAACCTCGTTTACAGCAAAGTGACCCGAAGATAATCATCACATTTGACCTGCCAGACTCAAGGGACCAGTGACGACAGTTGCGGAGGACGATGAGAGAATgtctctctcccacccctctGATGCTAGCCTGACATTTATTCAGTCAGGTGTGGCTTTTACGTTCGCTGTGGCTACATGATGATCGGTTGAAGGATGGAGGTTATGGGGTTCTTCAATTCAATCCCTTGTTTGTATGacgtgtgtgaatgtatgaaGCGAAGTTAGGAGCAACAGCTTCTCAGGCATTTCTAGGCACTTTGCGAGTGTGAATGGAACACACAGATTTCTTTCACCGCCAAGGGATTTTCTTTGAGACCGAGACTGGATTTCATTAATTCGTTCATTCGTCCAGTGACTGTTAACTTTctgggggagaggagggggacATGACTAGGCACGCAGATGGCAAGGTCCGACACTTACAACTGTCTTGATCCTTTTGTAAGCCAATTCTTTCTATGGCCACCGCGGCGTAGCCCACACTTTCAGTTTCCTTAAAAGACAGTCTTTGACAGAATGGCGTGCCGGGTCACACAACAAAAGTCAGCAAACGGCCCTTGATAATGGCCACTACGGGTTCCCACAGTATGGAGAGcatgtttcgtacaaagtcttTGGTCTTTTGTTTCCTGTAAGAAATTCGAAGACCTTGGTTTCAAACGACTTATTGCCCTTTTCCGTTTCGGCGAGCTGAAAGAGGtgtaaatgcagaaaatattttctgaaaagaaaaatctttaaagcctttttaaagCTTGGAGCTATCTGAATAGTTCGGACGGAGTGTGTAAGTGAGTTTGTTCTGGATATGACACGAGAGAAGAATCGCTTTTGTGCAGAGTTTTGGAAAGAGGACATCGTGAGTACACTAAGGAAGAAACACGTCTATTTGGAGAGTACAAAGTGTGTACCTTAGGAACACATAATGTCTAATTTGAGAGTAGACAGTATGTTAACTGAGGAACAAACGTCTATTTAAAGAGCACACAGCACACTAAGCAAAAACATATCCGTCTAAACAGCAGACAATAAGCACACTAAGGATATAGTGTACATTTGGAGAGCAGACAGTGAACACactaagaaagaaatatgactATTTGGAGAGTAGATAATAAGCAGACTAAGGAACAAACATGTCTATTTGTGTAGTAGACAGTGTGAACGCTAGGGAAGAACCATGTCATAGCAGGAGGGTTAGATGGCTGTGAGTATTAACTCTTgttcctttttctatttttttgtcttaCCTCCGTTGTCATTCACATCACCAAATGATAGACTTCTTTGGTCTTCACTGTTATTCAACTCGTCATGCTGTCTGTCGGGCCGTCCTGCATTGTTATTACTCATCCTGCCTTTAAGTTGCAATTCTACACTTGTCAGCCACTGAGCTTCTCTGAGGACAGAAGGGAGAAAACACATCATTAATcttgtaataaaattttaaagcatTATAAGGCGAAATTTTATACCAACCCTAGTTTGCTAATCAAACTTCACCAGCGAGGACGTTAATGGGGAAAGGATGGACGGGAATGTAGAAGGGCGTTCACAGAGGTCAGGACACAGGTGAGACGAGACGACGCATttacagtaaatataaaaaggaaaaatcggAAGAGTGAGGAAGGGaaagagcgtgtgtgtgtttgtgtttgtgtgcccaCATTTTATTGAT is part of the Pomacea canaliculata isolate SZHN2017 linkage group LG13, ASM307304v1, whole genome shotgun sequence genome and harbors:
- the LOC112554405 gene encoding spindle pole body component 110-like; this encodes MSNNNAGRPDRQHDELNNSEDQRSLSFGDVNDNGDRVPTLEAVKLKCAETNAEFQEQSRRLRQEVNEIREDQTQMRGQLENRIAQLQEQVNNKNHELQDAQAKICMLQHTKSENENSITAAKATVRSLEEEKVKWKKEKDEYGEQVKSFKQEADTLKLEIQNLKDTTLRQRDEIQENSKQRFTFVKEIQGM